In bacterium, the sequence GCATGTTCCCGGAACTGGTGCACGGCAACGGGCCCTCGGGCACCAGCCTGACCTGCTTCAACGCGGCCAGCTCGCCGCTGACGCTGCGGACGATGCTGATCCTGGCCGGAATCGGGATGCCGCTGGTGGTGGGCTACACGTTCCACATCTACCGCGTCTTCCGCGGCAAGGTGAAGCTGGACGCGATGTCCTACTGAGGGCCCGGCGCGCAGGGCGCGCTGGGGCAGTCGTTGCCGGCGCGTTCCCATTGCAGGGTGACGTGCGCGATGCCGAAGCGCTCGCCTAGCTCGTGCGTGGCGCGGGCGATCAGCGCGTCGTCGCCGCCGGGGTCGGGCTTCACCAGGTGGGCGGTGAGCGCCACCTCGGTCGTGCTCATGGCCCAGACATGCAGGTCGTGCACCGCCGTCACGCCCGGCAGCGCGGCAAGGCAGGCACGGACGTCCGCGGCGTCGATGCCGACGGGCACCGCATCCAGTGACAGGTCGAGCGATTCCTTCAGCAGACCCCATGTACCAAACAGGATGACCACGGCGATCACGAGGCTGACTGCCGGGTCAAGCCAGGCCCAGCCGGTGGCCACGATTGCGGCACCGGCCGCCACCACGCCGAGGGAAACCGCTGCGTCGGCCGCCATGTGCAGGAAGGCGCCGCGCGCGTTCAGGTCGTGCTTGCGGCTCGAGAGGAAGAGCAGGGCCGTGGCGGCGTTGATAACGAAGCCGATGCCCGCGACGATCATGACGGTGGCGCCGGGCACCGGTGTGGGCTCCTGCGCGCGCCGGATGGCTTCCCAGGCGATGCCGCCGACGGCGACGAGCAGCAGCACCGCGTTCAGCAGGGCCGCCATGATCGACGAGCGTCGCCAGCCGTAGGTGCGCCGCAGCGACGGCGCGCGCCGCGCCAGCCGGTTCGCGCCCCATGCCAGCAGCAGTCCCAGCACGTCGCTGAGGTTGTGCCCGGCGTCGGCCAGCAGCGCCAGCGAGCCGGTCACCAGGCCGGCGCCGGCCTCCACGGCCACGAAGGCGCCATTGAGCACGATGCCGACCAGGAAGGCGCGGCCGGTCGTGGCCGCCGTGCCGTGGTGGTGGCCATGGCCATGGTCGTGCCCATGCCCGTGGTGATGGTGGTCGTGCCCAGGGTGACCCACAGCGAACCTCGGGACGGTGCCGGCGGCGCGATCAGTAGGGAATGCGGTCGTCGTTGGCGTGCCACTGCTTCAGCAGGTGCCGGCAGTCTTCGGCGTCGACGCCGGCGTTGACCGCGAACCCCGGCGGGCGCCTGCCGGCAAGCACGTCGTAGATGGCGGCGTCGTCGAAGCCGACAGCCGCGGCATCGCTGCGCGAGGCCCCGAAATGCAGGCGGTCGAGCCGGGCCCAGTGGATGGCGGCGAAGCACATCGGGCAGGGCTCACAGGTGGCGTAGATCTCGCACCCGGACAGGTCGAAGGTGTCGAGGGCGCGGCAGGCCGCGCGGATGGCCTGCACCTCGGCGTGGGCCGAGGGATCCTTGAGCCCGACAACCTGGTTGTGGGCCCGCGCGATCACGCGGCCCTCGCGCACGATGACTGCGCCGAAGGGGCCGCCGTCGCCGGCAGCCACGCCGGCCGCGGCCTCGGTGATGGCCGCGCGCATCAGGCGGACGTCGGACGTGGACTGGCTCATGGCAGTCTCCCTTCCAGGTAGAAGACCTCGAACACCTTCTCGTGGAAGATCGGGCCGTGGCCGAAGTAGCCGTCCTCGCCGAACAGTTCGCCGTGGTCGGACATGATCATGAAGTAGGTGTTGTCGGGGCAACGGTCCATGAGGCGGCCCACCACGCCGTCGAGGTGCTCGACGCAGGTGACCTGCTTGTCGTAGAAGGCGCGGAACTGCTGCGGCGTGAAGAACTCGTCCTGCTTGCGGTCCTGCATGACCTCGGACGGATTCTTCAGGAATTCGTCGAGCGACTTGAAGACGCCGTGCACGCCGCTGATGTGCGGCAGGTCGCCGGCCGTTTCCCCCGGCAGCAGGTACGGGTAGTGGGTCTCGCCGGTGTTGAGGAACCAGAACGTGGGCTGGTCGGTCTTCGCCTCGATGCGCCCGACGGACAGGGGCACCTTGCCTTCGCGCGCCACCGTGCCGCCGTCGAGGATGATCGACAGATCATTATGACTGGGCGCCAGCTCATAACGGTCGAAGTGCTGGCTGAGCGATGTCATCGGATTGAGCACCGGCAGGCTGACTACGCCTTCGGTGCGGTAGCCCTGCGACTTCAGGAAGTGCGGCAGCGAGAGCCGGGGGACGAACTTGCCGAACTCGACATCCTTGATGTTCAGGCGGTTCGACCACAGCGCGAACTCGTCGCGATACACATCGGAGGCGAAGACGCCGCGGGGGCTCTGGTGCGGGATCATCCCCATCAGGAACGTGAAGTGGCTGGGGCTGGTCCAGCTGGCGTAGCTGTAGCGCTTCTCGGCGGTGCCCAGGCGGTCCAGGTTCGGCGTGCGTGCAGCCTGGTAGGCGTCCCAGCGGCAACTGTCGAAGACGATGAAGAAGATGTTGTTGGGTCGGTCATTGCCGCCGAACAGGCGCTTGACGCCGCTGATGATGCCGGCCATGGGAACCTCGCCGCCGCTGGGGATTGGTCTTGCCAGTATGCCAATGTCGCGCACCTGCGCCTCGGCGGCAAGCGCGAGGGGAGGGAACGGATCGCGGGGGACGGAGCCGGGCGCGGGTGATCGGGAGAAGAAAAGGCCGCCGCCCCTGAGGGCGGCGGCCGGAGCCAACGGTGCGACAGGGCGTGTCGCGGATTACATCGCGTCGGTCAGCGCCTTGGCCAGTTCTTCCTTGGGCTTCAGGCCGACGAAGCTGCCGACCTGCTTGCCGCCCTTGAACAGGAGCACCGTGGGGATGCCGCGGATGCCGAACTGCGCAGCCAGGTCCTGGTTGTCGTCGACGTTGACCTTGCCGACCTTCGCTTTGCCGGCGAACTCGCCCGCCAGCTGCTCGATCGTCGGGCCCAGCATCTTGCAGGGGCCGCACCACGGGGCCCAGAAATCGACGAGCACCGGGACGTCGCTGCCGGTCACCTCGGTGGCGAAGTTCGCCACGTTGAATTCCATCACGTTGGCCATGTTCTGCTCTCCTTATTTCCGGGGCCCGGCGGTGCCGGGTCCAGCCTGTTGAGGTCCTTGCACGGGCAGGAATACGCACAGCCCGTGCCGGAACGGCCGTCACCCCCGCCGGATCGCCGATTTTTGTGTAAAGCCTTGCTGGTAAAAGCATTATCCCATCATCGCCGACGGGCGGGGGCGGGCGCCGGCCGGCCGGCGACTTGACGCGGCTGTTGCATGCATCGATATTGTTGCAACGGAATCGTGGCAACAACGGAGGCGGCCATGGGAAGCAGGGAGACCGGGACCGGGCTGGCCCGGCTGGTCGGCGCGGTGCGGCAGGACAGCCTGCTGGAACTGCTGGCGGCGCTCAACGAGGGCCTGCTCGTGCTGGACCCGCAACTGCGCATCGCGGCCATGAACCCGGCCGCCGAGGCGCTGTTCGGCCGCTCGGCCGCCGACCTGGCCGGCGTGCCCGTGTGCCGCCTGTTCGGCGAGCCTGCCTGCCCGCGCGATGTGCTGGAGGAAACGCTCCTGTCGGGGGCGCCGATCGTGGACTACCAGACCACCATCGACCTCGGCGGCGGCCGGCGGGGCCACGTGGTGCTGCGGTCGGCCTCGCTGCGGGGCGATGACGGCCGCGGGCTGGGGGTGGCCCTGCTGCTGGGAGACGTGACCGAGGTGACGGACCTGCGCAAGCTGGTGACCGGTCGCGACCGCTTCGGTCGCCTGGTCGGCCGCGACCCGCGGATGCGCGAACTCTACGCTCTCATCACCGACGTGGCCGGCTCGGGGGCGACCGTGCTGATCCGCGGCGAGAGCGGCACGGGCAAGGAGCTGGTGGCGCGCGCGCTGCACGACAACAGCGGACGGGCCGCGGGTCCGTTCGTGGCGGTCAACTGCTCGGCGCTGACCGAGCAGCTGCTGGAGAGCGAACTGTTCGGCCATGTCCGCGGCGCCTTCACCGGCGCGGTCGGTGACCGGCGCGGCCGGTTTGCGGAGGCGAGCGGCGGCACCATCTTCCTGGACGAGATCGGCGACGTCAGCCCGGTCGTGCAGGTGAAGCTGCTGCGCGTGCTCCAGGAGCGGGTCGTCGAGCGCGTGGGCGACAACCGGCCGCTGCCCGTCGACGTGCGCGTGGTCTCGGCCACGCACCGCGACCTCGAGGCGCTCGTGGCCACCGGCCGTGTGCGCGAGGACTTCTACTACCGCATCAAGGTGGTGACCCTGCGGGTGCCGCCGCTGCGCGAGCGGCGCGAGGACATCCCGCTGCTGGCGGCGCACGCCCTCGAGCGCTTTGCCGTGCGCGACGGCCTGCCCGCCGCGCCGGCCCTGACCGAGCCGGCCCTGGCGCTGCTGATGGCCCACACGTGGCCGGGCAATGTGCGTGAACTCGAGAACGCGCTGGATCACGCGCTGGTGCTGGCCCGTGGCGGGCCGGTGACTGCGGCGCACCTGCCGCCGGAGTTGCGGGAGCCGGCGCGCGGCGGCATGGCCGCGCCGCGGCCACCGGCGCACACGACGCAGGAACGGGAACTGCTCGAACGCGCACTGGCGGCCACGGGCTGGAACCGTACGCGGGCCGCGCGCCGGCTGGGCATGGATCGCAGTACGCTCTGGCGCAAGATCCGCGAGTACGGGCTGCAACCGACAGAATGACGGGAGGCGGGGCATGGCTTGGAACGGGAAGAAGCTGGCGGGCCTGGGCTGCGGCGTGCTGGTGGTCGGCGCGATCGTCGTTGCCGGCGCCCTGACCTGGTACTCGACGCAGTTGTCGCGAGAGTACAAGAAGGTCCAGAAAAGCGAACAGGCCCTCATCGCCGCCACTGCGGCGCCGACGGCCTTTGCACCGCCGGTCGACGGCGTTCCCGGGCCGGACCGTCTGGAGGCGTTCCTCGGCGTGCGATCCGCGACGGCGGAGTGGCGCCAGCGCCTTGCCGCCGAGGACCGTCGCTTCGCCGGGAGCGCGAGCAACTGGTGGAGCCGCGCCGGCGGCGCCAATGACCTGGCACAGGTGCTGGCGTCCTTCTGGGGCGTGCGCAACGAGGCGCTCCAGGCCGCAGGGATGGGGCCCGGCGAATACGTCTGGCTGTACGGGCTGGTCTACCACGGCTGGCTGGGGCATGACGCCGCCGCCGGCCGGCGTCCGGAGCGGCAGGGAGCAGGCGACAAGGGTGCGGGCGATGCCCGTTTCGCGCTGCGGCGCGAGCAATGGCGCGAGGGTGTCACGCCGGAAGCAGCCGCGGTCCTGGAGCCGTTGCGCGAGCGATTGGCCGCCGGGTGGAACGAGGAGACCAATCCCGTCGAGCTCATCTTCGTGGCCGATGACGCGCCGGCCGTCGAAGAGCGGCAGTAGCGGCAAGGTCCGGGCTAGATGGCGGGCGGTTCACCGGAACCGCCCGCCTCGTCGTCGGGTCCGGGGCGCGCGGCCCGGCGGCCGGCGCGGCGCCGGGCGACCGCTTCCCGCAGCAGGAACTCGATCTGCCCGTTGACGCTGCGCAGGTCCGCATCGGCCCAGCGCCGGATCTCGTCGTAGAGTTCCGGGCTGAGCCGCAGCGGGAATGCCTTGCGTTCACTCATGTCACGTGTACAGCGTGCCCGTGTTGACCACCGGCTGGACGGAGTGGTCGCTGCACAGCACGACCAGCAGGTTGCTGACCATCGCGGCCTTGCGCTCGTCGTCCAGGTGCACCAGGTCGCGCGTGTTCAGTTCCTGCAGTGCCATCTCGACCATGCCGACCGCGCCCTCGACGATCTTCTTGCGCGCGGCGACGACCGCACTGGCCTGCTGGCGCTGCAGCATGGCGTGCGCGATCTCGGGCGCATAGGCCAGGTGCGCCAGGCGCGCCTCCATCACCTCGACGCCCGCCTTGCCCAGGCGCTCCTGCAGTTCGCGCTGCAGATGCTCGCTCACCGAGTCGGTGGCGCCGCGCAGGCTCACTTCGTCATCGCCGGCGTCGTAGGGGTAGGCGCTCGCCAGATGGCGCACCGCCGACTCGCTCTGGATCTTCACGTAGTGCTCGAAGTTCTCCACCTCGAACAGGGCTTCGGCCGTGTCGTGCACGCGCCAGACGACCACCGCGGCGATCTCGATCGGGTTGCCCGACAGGTCGTTCACCTTCAGGCGGTCGCCGTTGAGGTTCCGCGCCTTCAGCGACAGCTTCATCTTCGTGTAGAACGGATTCGTGTAGCGCATGCCGCCCTGGCGCGTGGTGCCCTTGTAGTCGCCGAACAGCAGCAGGGCGACGGCCTCGTTCGGGTTGACCACGAACAGGCCGGGCAGCAGGAACAGCGAGGCGAGCAGGCCCAGCGAGCTGCCGACGATCCCGACGACGTGGTGCCGGACCAGCGCCATGATGAGCAGGCCGATCGAGCCGAACAGCAGGATCATCAGGAAGAAGAACATGGCCCAGCCGGACATCGTGGCGATCTGTTTTTCCTTGTGCATCGCGAGCCTCCTCGGCCGTTCCGCAGGATCGGGTGGTTGCCGGTGTTGATGTTAAGATGATATCACAGTGAGATCGGGGCCGCAAGGGGCCACATGAAAATCACCAGAAGCCATAAGTTGCTATTTTTGAATAGATTACCACCCAAGATGATGTTACTGGCAAAAAAGGGGCGGCGGCCTTCCGGCCGCCGCCCCCGCTGTGCGAAGGACTCGGGTTACTTCAGAAGCAGCAGCTTCGAGGTCGCCATGGCGCCACCGCTGCTCACGCGGCAGTAGTACGCGCCGCTGGAGACCATGCGGCCGGCGTCATCGGTGCCGTTCCACACGGCCGTGTGCGTGGCCGCTTCCATGGTCTCGTCGACCAGGGTGCGGACCAGGCGTCCGGCCACGTCGAAGATCTGCAGCGTCACGTGCCCGCGCACCGGCAGGTCGAACTTGATGTTCGTCACCGGATTGAACGGGTTCGGGTAGTTGCCGGCCAGGGCCAGCACACTCGGCACGGTCTCGTCATCGACGCCGGCCACGTACGGCGGCGCGTAGACGATCTGCAGGCACCACTGGTTGAGCGTGCCCGTGTCGCCGCCGGCCTGGTCAGCCACGGTCAGGCGCCACGTTCCCTGCATGTTCTGCCCGAGCAGCGAGCTCAGGTTGCCCGCGGGGGTGAAGTCGCCCGGGAACCAGCCGGTCAGGTTGTCCGTGCCGGAGCCGGTACGGTTGTGCAGGACCACGCTCGTGCCGGCGGGCGAAACCAGGGTGACCACGAGGTCGCCGCGGTAGGTGTGGGTGATGTTCGTGTAGACCTTGATGGAGCCGATGACGCCGGCCGTCAGCACGTCC encodes:
- a CDS encoding cation transporter, whose amino-acid sequence is MGHPGHDHHHHGHGHDHGHGHHHGTAATTGRAFLVGIVLNGAFVAVEAGAGLVTGSLALLADAGHNLSDVLGLLLAWGANRLARRAPSLRRTYGWRRSSIMAALLNAVLLLVAVGGIAWEAIRRAQEPTPVPGATVMIVAGIGFVINAATALLFLSSRKHDLNARGAFLHMAADAAVSLGVVAAGAAIVATGWAWLDPAVSLVIAVVILFGTWGLLKESLDLSLDAVPVGIDAADVRACLAALPGVTAVHDLHVWAMSTTEVALTAHLVKPDPGGDDALIARATHELGERFGIAHVTLQWERAGNDCPSAPCAPGPQ
- a CDS encoding nucleoside deaminase, with amino-acid sequence MSQSTSDVRLMRAAITEAAAGVAAGDGGPFGAVIVREGRVIARAHNQVVGLKDPSAHAEVQAIRAACRALDTFDLSGCEIYATCEPCPMCFAAIHWARLDRLHFGASRSDAAAVGFDDAAIYDVLAGRRPPGFAVNAGVDAEDCRHLLKQWHANDDRIPY
- a CDS encoding sulfatase-like hydrolase/transferase — translated: MAGIISGVKRLFGGNDRPNNIFFIVFDSCRWDAYQAARTPNLDRLGTAEKRYSYASWTSPSHFTFLMGMIPHQSPRGVFASDVYRDEFALWSNRLNIKDVEFGKFVPRLSLPHFLKSQGYRTEGVVSLPVLNPMTSLSQHFDRYELAPSHNDLSIILDGGTVAREGKVPLSVGRIEAKTDQPTFWFLNTGETHYPYLLPGETAGDLPHISGVHGVFKSLDEFLKNPSEVMQDRKQDEFFTPQQFRAFYDKQVTCVEHLDGVVGRLMDRCPDNTYFMIMSDHGELFGEDGYFGHGPIFHEKVFEVFYLEGRLP
- the trxA gene encoding thioredoxin; translation: MANVMEFNVANFATEVTGSDVPVLVDFWAPWCGPCKMLGPTIEQLAGEFAGKAKVGKVNVDDNQDLAAQFGIRGIPTVLLFKGGKQVGSFVGLKPKEELAKALTDAM
- a CDS encoding sigma 54-interacting transcriptional regulator, translated to MGSRETGTGLARLVGAVRQDSLLELLAALNEGLLVLDPQLRIAAMNPAAEALFGRSAADLAGVPVCRLFGEPACPRDVLEETLLSGAPIVDYQTTIDLGGGRRGHVVLRSASLRGDDGRGLGVALLLGDVTEVTDLRKLVTGRDRFGRLVGRDPRMRELYALITDVAGSGATVLIRGESGTGKELVARALHDNSGRAAGPFVAVNCSALTEQLLESELFGHVRGAFTGAVGDRRGRFAEASGGTIFLDEIGDVSPVVQVKLLRVLQERVVERVGDNRPLPVDVRVVSATHRDLEALVATGRVREDFYYRIKVVTLRVPPLRERREDIPLLAAHALERFAVRDGLPAAPALTEPALALLMAHTWPGNVRELENALDHALVLARGGPVTAAHLPPELREPARGGMAAPRPPAHTTQERELLERALAATGWNRTRAARRLGMDRSTLWRKIREYGLQPTE
- a CDS encoding Arc family DNA-binding protein, whose protein sequence is MSERKAFPLRLSPELYDEIRRWADADLRSVNGQIEFLLREAVARRRAGRRAARPGPDDEAGGSGEPPAI
- a CDS encoding SPFH domain-containing protein; translation: MHKEKQIATMSGWAMFFFLMILLFGSIGLLIMALVRHHVVGIVGSSLGLLASLFLLPGLFVVNPNEAVALLLFGDYKGTTRQGGMRYTNPFYTKMKLSLKARNLNGDRLKVNDLSGNPIEIAAVVVWRVHDTAEALFEVENFEHYVKIQSESAVRHLASAYPYDAGDDEVSLRGATDSVSEHLQRELQERLGKAGVEVMEARLAHLAYAPEIAHAMLQRQQASAVVAARKKIVEGAVGMVEMALQELNTRDLVHLDDERKAAMVSNLLVVLCSDHSVQPVVNTGTLYT